A portion of the Falsibacillus albus genome contains these proteins:
- a CDS encoding methyl-accepting chemotaxis protein, which translates to MFKHLLKIILLLVCILSISIGMIFFIDQNRFVINNGIILLIGSAGMAILFYFLHRVFMKKAHNQAINTVMKGFTEAGVTLEAVKKPSLEQLLNEVKAHAGNGTHGLNEEAVNIMDMYAKIADSFEVLAAGSEEMEATMNDMLDGALLQADNVEKSTKSMEEMSTGVHQVADNTERVSESAILASNKTAEGNKAIHHLVQQMQSIHSSVNQSADILKQLGSYSNKIGDIVAVITNISEQTNLLALNAAIEAARAGEHGKGFSVVAEEVRKLASESTSSAKEIAEMIQFIQTNTFNAIETMEKGLAEINTGLDEVNVAGDSFEHISSSISDVTVQIQEISATIQQIAAGTEEVKQNTDFTKKVQEGGVEKIRHAVHLSNQQKNNVDEIFLILKDVQQEQARLRELLAKSI; encoded by the coding sequence ATGTTTAAACATCTGCTGAAAATCATTTTACTCTTAGTATGTATTCTTTCGATATCAATTGGAATGATCTTTTTTATCGATCAAAATCGCTTCGTCATTAATAATGGAATCATCCTTTTAATTGGCAGTGCTGGAATGGCGATCTTATTCTATTTCTTGCACCGAGTCTTCATGAAAAAGGCACATAACCAAGCCATCAATACAGTAATGAAAGGATTTACAGAAGCTGGGGTGACGTTGGAAGCGGTGAAGAAACCATCTCTGGAGCAGCTGCTGAATGAGGTAAAAGCCCATGCTGGAAATGGCACTCATGGACTCAATGAAGAAGCTGTAAATATTATGGATATGTATGCAAAAATAGCAGATTCATTCGAGGTATTGGCAGCTGGTTCGGAAGAAATGGAAGCCACGATGAATGATATGCTTGATGGAGCCCTGCTTCAGGCTGATAATGTGGAAAAGAGTACGAAAAGCATGGAAGAAATGTCAACTGGTGTCCATCAAGTCGCCGACAACACCGAAAGGGTTTCGGAATCCGCCATACTTGCATCAAATAAGACAGCGGAAGGAAATAAAGCCATCCACCACCTGGTTCAACAAATGCAGTCCATTCACTCGAGTGTCAATCAATCTGCAGACATTCTTAAGCAATTAGGTTCTTACTCGAATAAAATCGGGGATATTGTGGCGGTCATTACCAATATTTCTGAACAAACGAATTTATTGGCTTTGAATGCTGCCATCGAAGCTGCACGGGCAGGTGAACATGGAAAAGGGTTTTCTGTTGTAGCTGAAGAGGTCCGAAAGCTGGCTTCAGAATCAACTTCCTCCGCAAAGGAAATTGCGGAAATGATCCAATTCATTCAAACAAACACCTTTAATGCCATTGAAACGATGGAAAAAGGCTTGGCAGAAATCAATACAGGACTTGATGAAGTAAATGTGGCAGGCGATTCATTCGAGCATATCTCCAGTTCCATTTCAGACGTTACCGTACAAATACAGGAAATATCTGCTACCATTCAGCAAATCGCTGCCGGAACAGAAGAAGTGAAACAGAATACAGATTTCACTAAAAAAGTACAGGAGGGCGGAGTAGAGAAGATACGCCATGCCGTCCATCTCTCGAACCAGCAAAAAAATAATGTGGATGAAATCTTTTTGATCTTAAAAGATGTTCAGCAAGAACAAGCAAGGCTTAGAGAGCTTTTAGCCAAATCAATATAA
- a CDS encoding phenylacetate--CoA ligase family protein produces MDEFVKTALQSNFYIEKLRTIDLEDWKHIPYTTKKELRETEPYSLIGVPFKKIATYHETSGTSGKPTPSWYSHKDTEMEASVITKSRLKLQPNDILLNRFPFALAIPSFILYWACQKTKATHIAASKATMVTPHLRVIELLLRTNATILAVLPSEAEILAEVAKQNGISLPTTGLRALFVAGEVLSPNRKKYLERLWGVPVIGFFGSTETGGLFVHCPEGHYHLEHPKALVECLDDNGDPQNTGQTGNCVISTAREGMPLLRYANEDLIQIEDGAACLCGKTESFLTHLGRKDDQVSIQGKNFTMYDLQEAVYSLLVVPFLWKMHVYDDHLLFEYQINDTFVEEYMNSTFEKFLSSKLGVPVKAACNELMDKQSLTTKPAYAKYQYLEKHLKEAILV; encoded by the coding sequence ATGGACGAATTTGTAAAAACAGCATTGCAATCAAATTTTTATATCGAAAAATTGAGAACGATAGATCTTGAAGATTGGAAGCACATTCCGTATACAACGAAGAAGGAATTGCGTGAAACAGAACCTTATTCATTGATTGGGGTACCATTCAAAAAAATAGCCACTTATCATGAAACGAGCGGGACGAGCGGAAAACCGACCCCAAGCTGGTACAGTCACAAAGATACAGAAATGGAAGCTAGTGTGATTACCAAAAGCAGGCTGAAGCTCCAGCCAAATGATATTTTATTGAATAGATTCCCATTTGCTTTGGCCATCCCCTCATTCATTTTGTATTGGGCATGCCAAAAGACGAAAGCGACCCATATTGCAGCGAGCAAAGCCACAATGGTCACACCTCATTTGAGGGTCATCGAGCTGTTGTTAAGGACGAATGCCACCATTTTAGCCGTATTGCCTTCTGAAGCGGAAATACTGGCAGAAGTAGCGAAACAAAATGGAATTTCGCTTCCTACCACCGGTCTTCGCGCACTATTTGTGGCAGGGGAAGTCTTGAGTCCAAATCGAAAAAAATATTTAGAACGTCTATGGGGAGTCCCGGTAATCGGTTTCTTTGGAAGCACTGAAACAGGAGGATTATTTGTTCATTGTCCTGAAGGCCATTATCATTTGGAACATCCAAAAGCGCTGGTTGAATGCCTCGATGATAATGGTGATCCACAAAATACGGGACAGACTGGAAATTGTGTGATCTCCACCGCCAGGGAAGGAATGCCATTATTGAGATATGCCAATGAAGACTTAATACAAATTGAAGATGGAGCAGCATGTTTATGTGGGAAAACGGAATCGTTCCTCACCCATTTAGGCAGGAAGGACGATCAAGTTTCAATCCAAGGCAAAAATTTTACGATGTACGATTTGCAAGAGGCGGTTTACTCCCTCCTAGTAGTTCCATTTCTTTGGAAAATGCATGTTTATGACGACCACCTGCTGTTTGAATATCAAATTAATGATACTTTTGTTGAGGAATATATGAATTCCACATTTGAAAAATTCCTTTCTTCGAAGCTTGGAGTCCCGGTTAAAGCCGCATGCAATGAATTAATGGACAAGCAGTCATTGACGACAAAACCTGCATACGCAAAATATCAATATCTAGAAAAACATTTAAAGGAAGCCATCCTGGTTTAA
- a CDS encoding thiol-disulfide oxidoreductase DCC family protein, translating to MSGVILFDGVCNFCNGSVQFILKRDAGYFRFASLQSEAGQRLLNDHQMEPRLDSFFLIENGRLFIKSTAALRVCRHLKGAWKLFYILLIIPKSLRDFVYDMIAKNRYKWFGKQESCRIPSPGEKERFLE from the coding sequence ATGAGCGGAGTAATATTATTTGATGGAGTATGTAATTTCTGTAATGGTAGTGTTCAATTTATTTTGAAAAGAGACGCTGGCTACTTTCGATTTGCATCACTCCAAAGTGAAGCTGGGCAAAGATTATTGAATGATCATCAAATGGAACCTCGATTGGACAGTTTTTTCCTGATCGAAAATGGAAGGCTCTTCATAAAATCCACAGCAGCTTTGAGAGTATGCAGACATTTGAAAGGAGCATGGAAGCTATTTTATATCTTATTAATCATTCCTAAATCTTTGCGTGATTTTGTCTATGACATGATCGCTAAAAACCGATATAAATGGTTTGGAAAGCAAGAGAGCTGTCGAATCCCGTCACCTGGTGAAAAAGAACGATTTTTGGAATGA
- a CDS encoding winged helix-turn-helix transcriptional regulator, which yields MKESSLCPKVEKAMQMISKRWTALIIYRLLEGPQRFCEIEGSLPVSGRLLSERLKDLEKEDVVTRTVYPEVPARVEYTLTEKGMALEPIIRELEQWSQKYMEATVTK from the coding sequence ATGAAAGAATCCTCGCTTTGTCCGAAAGTTGAAAAAGCGATGCAAATGATCAGCAAACGCTGGACTGCATTGATCATTTATCGGCTTCTAGAGGGACCGCAGCGATTTTGCGAAATAGAAGGTTCATTGCCTGTAAGCGGACGGTTGCTTTCAGAACGTCTGAAAGATCTGGAAAAAGAAGACGTCGTCACCCGGACTGTCTATCCAGAAGTTCCTGCTAGGGTAGAATATACCTTGACTGAAAAAGGGATGGCGCTGGAACCGATTATACGTGAATTGGAGCAATGGTCACAAAAATATATGGAAGCTACAGTCACAAAATGA
- a CDS encoding acyl-CoA thioesterase/bile acid-CoA:amino acid N-acyltransferase family protein, protein MDEKIHIKANGLKPHQECIIRFSRRSITKQFTYYWESYGHYAANQNGQVDINRQSSIRGSYEGVDGMGLFWSMTLKRKEEQESHAAYEKLQPYNILITLETDKGKILDKLEIQRLWKTMDTQVFHIRDEYLVGNFYFHKKKAPAIIVVGGSEGGIYDYPAALLASRGFHVLALAYWGEEHLPERLTYVPLERIGYAIQWLKNQSNVSKGWIGIHGTSRGGELVLWSAHKYHSIKAAVSLNGSAVSFAGIVPWTEQKELPPAWMFNGHPLPYASPTNPIDAALHCLAEWKEGKNPLPYWYRALCRDKGSMEKAIIPISDVSSHFLLICGKEDAAFDSLYFNQIALKHDINQKTLLVYENAGHETGIPYIPIRADLFSGGTKEGTAAASVDSWRKTIEFFQRSAEMYT, encoded by the coding sequence ATGGATGAAAAAATCCACATAAAGGCCAATGGGTTAAAGCCGCATCAAGAGTGCATCATTCGATTTTCAAGAAGATCGATTACAAAGCAATTTACGTATTATTGGGAATCCTATGGACACTATGCCGCAAACCAGAATGGACAAGTAGATATCAATAGACAATCTTCCATTCGCGGCTCCTATGAAGGGGTTGATGGAATGGGGCTATTTTGGTCAATGACATTAAAGAGGAAAGAAGAACAGGAAAGCCATGCTGCATATGAAAAGCTGCAGCCCTACAATATCCTCATTACGCTGGAAACGGATAAAGGTAAAATATTGGATAAACTTGAGATACAAAGACTCTGGAAAACAATGGACACCCAGGTTTTTCACATTAGAGATGAATATTTAGTCGGGAATTTTTATTTTCATAAAAAGAAAGCCCCAGCAATCATTGTAGTAGGTGGATCAGAAGGGGGAATTTATGATTACCCGGCAGCTTTGCTTGCTTCCCGTGGATTTCATGTTTTGGCATTAGCTTACTGGGGTGAGGAACATTTGCCGGAAAGGCTTACATATGTCCCGTTAGAAAGGATTGGATATGCAATCCAATGGCTGAAAAATCAATCCAACGTTTCTAAAGGGTGGATTGGAATACACGGGACATCCAGAGGAGGAGAATTGGTTTTATGGTCAGCCCATAAATATCACTCTATTAAAGCAGCCGTATCATTGAACGGTTCAGCAGTTTCTTTCGCAGGCATTGTGCCGTGGACAGAGCAAAAGGAACTTCCCCCTGCCTGGATGTTTAATGGCCATCCCCTGCCCTATGCCTCACCAACGAACCCCATAGATGCAGCTTTACATTGTTTAGCTGAGTGGAAAGAAGGAAAGAATCCTCTTCCTTACTGGTACAGAGCCCTATGTAGGGATAAAGGATCTATGGAGAAGGCCATAATACCGATATCTGATGTTTCATCACATTTTCTCCTCATATGCGGAAAAGAGGACGCAGCATTCGATTCTTTGTATTTCAATCAAATTGCATTGAAACACGATATTAATCAGAAAACCTTGCTTGTTTATGAAAATGCCGGGCATGAAACAGGAATTCCATACATCCCTATAAGAGCGGATTTATTTAGTGGCGGGACCAAGGAAGGAACAGCCGCTGCAAGTGTTGATTCATGGAGAAAAACAATCGAATTTTTTCAAAGGAGTGCAGAAATGTATACATAA
- a CDS encoding late competence development ComFB family protein, which yields MEIKYVNVMEEIVSAIVTMLLTGSEYQTFCKCDKCKNDIIALSLNTLPSHYVTTNEGRELTFNNLNTTENRNWINKRIIKSIYVVGKYPKH from the coding sequence ATGGAAATTAAATACGTAAATGTAATGGAGGAAATTGTTTCTGCCATCGTTACAATGCTTTTGACTGGAAGTGAATATCAAACATTCTGCAAGTGTGATAAATGCAAAAATGATATTATTGCCCTTAGTTTGAATACATTGCCTTCCCATTATGTAACAACCAATGAAGGAAGGGAATTGACCTTCAATAATTTGAACACCACGGAGAATCGAAACTGGATCAATAAACGAATCATTAAATCCATCTATGTTGTAGGTAAATATCCAAAGCATTAA
- a CDS encoding DNA-3-methyladenine glycosylase, translating to MTIDIHYKPLPRDFYGQPTLKLAQSLLGALLVSMTPDGSASGYIVETEAYIGPHDRAAHSYNNRRTKRTEMMFHRAGKVYTFVMHTHCLVNVVSGKLEQPEAVLIRAVEPYAGIDLMCNRRKMPFGKNLTNGPGKLTKALGITMEQYGHDFSHPPLFLAEGIQPGKIFSGPRIGIGNSGEAKEYPWRYWIANNPFVSK from the coding sequence ATGACAATAGATATTCATTACAAACCATTGCCAAGGGATTTTTATGGGCAGCCCACACTGAAATTGGCTCAATCATTACTTGGAGCCTTGCTGGTCAGCATGACGCCAGATGGTAGTGCATCTGGATACATCGTTGAAACGGAAGCCTACATTGGCCCTCATGATCGGGCAGCTCATAGCTACAATAATCGCAGAACGAAAAGAACGGAGATGATGTTTCATCGTGCCGGAAAAGTCTATACATTTGTCATGCACACCCATTGCCTGGTCAATGTCGTCTCAGGAAAATTAGAACAGCCGGAAGCTGTCTTGATCAGAGCGGTTGAGCCCTATGCAGGCATTGATCTTATGTGTAATAGAAGGAAGATGCCATTCGGAAAGAACTTAACCAATGGACCGGGGAAATTGACAAAAGCGTTGGGCATTACGATGGAACAATATGGACACGACTTCTCCCACCCTCCTTTATTTCTTGCTGAAGGAATTCAACCTGGCAAAATATTTTCTGGTCCGCGAATAGGCATCGGCAATTCTGGTGAGGCGAAAGAGTATCCTTGGCGATATTGGATTGCGAATAATCCATTCGTTTCCAAATGA
- a CDS encoding LTA synthase family protein, protein MKSKFFKSHFAVYSILLIVKAIVVHAILFQDYKIFKIVTVEGSFILLFMGFIEWISRKGKPYAYLFGNILISTLFAAIMLYVTWFNTIPTYHVLLEISQLGAIRDSVTSLLSPLYILLYADILILAISLVLKKYPLDLQEKTHSWTVRSVFISLAVFVLVFSYFKNINIANPVLAAEAKGIFNYEAINIYKAPQKNDLLSKKEEKDPYAINKKIASLKGNQLIPQKDRKYNGLGKGRNVIVIQGESFQNFLIGLKVNGKEVTPNLNKLVKHSFYFSNVFQQVGPGNTSDAELIMNTSLFPDSNTPTSLTVGNKDIPSLPKVLNQNGYRTMTFHTDKVNFWNRDQLYPDLGFDKYYDESYFGDEDQVGMASSDDVLYQKGADILKKSKEPFYSMFISLSSHHPFVIPDTKQTIDLPPEYDGTLIGDYLKAQSYTDASIGRFIDRLKQEGLWDNSVILFYGDHLGLQDKALGGQDQELLEKLLGHKYSLEDRYKIPFIMTIPGKTDQGKQITRVGGQLDFMPTLANVLGVNIDHKLVHFGQDMLQPFNTLTGIRYYLPTGGFVNNNIIYYPNEGFEDGDAFDLKSMERIKDFSSYKSDYEHVLELERMSDSYFSQLPESKKN, encoded by the coding sequence ATGAAATCAAAATTTTTTAAGAGTCATTTTGCTGTATACTCAATATTGCTCATTGTGAAAGCAATCGTTGTACACGCGATATTATTCCAGGACTATAAAATCTTTAAAATAGTAACTGTAGAAGGAAGCTTCATCCTTTTATTCATGGGATTCATAGAATGGATTTCCAGGAAAGGAAAGCCGTACGCCTACTTGTTCGGCAATATCCTTATTTCTACATTGTTTGCAGCAATTATGTTATATGTTACATGGTTCAACACCATTCCGACTTATCATGTATTATTGGAAATCAGCCAGTTAGGCGCAATAAGGGACAGCGTGACTTCACTGCTAAGTCCGTTATATATACTGCTTTATGCTGATATTCTTATCTTGGCGATTTCACTTGTACTGAAAAAATATCCATTGGACCTTCAAGAAAAAACGCATTCTTGGACAGTGAGATCAGTCTTTATTTCTCTTGCCGTATTTGTCCTTGTATTTTCTTATTTTAAAAATATCAATATTGCAAATCCTGTTCTTGCTGCCGAAGCAAAGGGAATATTTAATTATGAAGCTATCAACATTTACAAAGCTCCCCAAAAAAATGATCTTCTTTCCAAGAAGGAAGAAAAGGATCCTTATGCGATCAATAAAAAGATTGCTTCACTGAAAGGAAATCAGTTGATCCCACAGAAAGATCGTAAATACAATGGTTTGGGAAAAGGAAGAAATGTCATTGTCATCCAGGGAGAATCTTTTCAAAACTTTTTGATCGGCTTAAAGGTAAATGGAAAAGAAGTAACACCCAACTTAAACAAGCTTGTCAAGCACAGCTTCTATTTTTCAAATGTGTTCCAACAGGTTGGTCCCGGAAATACTTCGGATGCGGAGCTTATCATGAATACTTCGCTATTCCCTGATTCGAACACCCCTACATCGTTGACGGTAGGAAATAAAGATATTCCCAGCTTGCCAAAGGTATTGAATCAAAACGGATATCGAACGATGACCTTTCATACCGATAAAGTGAATTTCTGGAATCGTGATCAACTCTATCCGGATCTTGGTTTTGACAAGTATTATGATGAAAGCTATTTCGGTGATGAAGATCAAGTCGGTATGGCATCATCAGACGATGTTCTTTATCAAAAAGGGGCGGACATTCTTAAAAAATCTAAAGAACCATTTTATTCAATGTTCATTTCCCTATCCAGCCACCATCCATTCGTCATTCCTGATACAAAACAGACGATTGACCTCCCGCCTGAGTACGATGGTACGTTGATCGGGGATTATTTAAAGGCGCAAAGTTATACAGATGCGTCGATCGGCAGATTCATCGATCGTCTGAAACAAGAAGGCTTATGGGATAATTCTGTCATCCTATTTTATGGCGACCATTTAGGGCTTCAAGACAAAGCGCTTGGTGGTCAGGATCAGGAGCTGTTGGAGAAGCTCCTGGGACATAAGTATTCTTTGGAAGACCGATACAAAATACCGTTTATCATGACAATCCCTGGAAAGACCGACCAAGGAAAGCAAATTACTCGAGTCGGAGGGCAATTGGATTTCATGCCGACATTGGCTAATGTCCTTGGAGTCAATATCGACCATAAACTTGTCCATTTCGGCCAGGATATGCTCCAGCCATTTAATACTCTGACTGGAATCCGGTACTACCTTCCAACGGGAGGATTCGTCAACAATAACATTATCTATTATCCGAATGAAGGATTTGAAGACGGAGATGCATTTGATTTGAAATCAATGGAACGAATCAAGGACTTTAGTTCGTACAAAAGCGATTATGAACATGTGCTGGAGCTTGAAAGAATGTCAGATTCTTATTTCAGTCAACTGCCGGAAAGCAAGAAAAATTAA
- a CDS encoding disulfide oxidoreductase has product MNKQLFIAWVTAIISMLGSLYFSEIMHFIPCTLCWYQRVLMYPLFVVMGVAVYRSEYKIYPYVLPFSLLGMIISGYHYLLQHIPALRQFEMCTSGVPCSGKYIDWLGFITIPLMAFIAFSIITVMMFMLQKQAKETS; this is encoded by the coding sequence ATGAATAAGCAGTTGTTTATTGCATGGGTTACAGCCATCATTTCCATGCTGGGCAGCCTTTACTTCAGTGAAATCATGCATTTCATCCCTTGCACCTTATGTTGGTACCAGCGTGTCCTGATGTACCCATTATTTGTAGTAATGGGAGTTGCTGTATACAGAAGCGAGTATAAAATATATCCGTATGTTCTTCCATTCTCATTGCTGGGCATGATCATCTCCGGCTATCATTACCTGCTTCAGCACATTCCTGCTCTTAGACAGTTTGAAATGTGTACAAGCGGTGTACCATGCTCCGGAAAATATATCGACTGGCTCGGATTTATCACGATTCCATTAATGGCCTTTATTGCATTTTCAATCATCACCGTCATGATGTTCATGCTGCAGAAACAGGCAAAAGAGACATCATAA
- a CDS encoding DsbA family protein: MTKTKNHKERKKNSSSANLVFWVGGIVIICIIGFIVLGSRQQKEGTFDYKNEPFIGDKAAKVNIVEFGDYKCPVCKNFNQDFFPIIKKKFVDSGQAKFYFMNYAFINVDSKRAAKFAETVYKELGNDTFWKFHHLLYEKQPDDPKYEKMDYFTDSFLEKTLTEVASKKDAEKVMDAYNNSEALDYYDKDMNYVKKLKINSTPTIFVNGKQFTGRTLDDLTEMVNKAEKGS; this comes from the coding sequence ATGACAAAGACAAAAAATCATAAAGAGAGAAAGAAAAACAGTTCGTCTGCCAATCTTGTTTTTTGGGTAGGCGGTATTGTCATAATTTGCATCATTGGATTCATTGTACTGGGGAGCAGACAACAAAAAGAAGGTACATTTGATTACAAAAACGAGCCATTTATCGGGGATAAAGCAGCTAAAGTAAATATTGTTGAATTCGGCGATTATAAATGTCCTGTGTGTAAAAATTTCAATCAGGATTTCTTCCCAATCATCAAGAAAAAGTTTGTAGACAGCGGTCAAGCCAAATTTTATTTTATGAACTATGCCTTCATCAATGTAGACTCTAAAAGAGCGGCAAAGTTTGCAGAAACGGTCTATAAGGAGCTTGGCAACGATACATTTTGGAAGTTTCACCATCTTCTATATGAAAAACAGCCAGACGATCCAAAATATGAGAAAATGGATTACTTTACTGATTCATTCCTGGAAAAGACATTAACCGAGGTCGCTTCGAAAAAAGATGCAGAAAAGGTGATGGACGCCTATAACAACTCAGAAGCCCTTGATTATTATGATAAGGATATGAACTATGTCAAGAAGCTGAAAATCAATAGTACTCCGACGATTTTCGTGAATGGTAAACAATTTACCGGAAGAACGCTGGATGATTTGACGGAAATGGTCAACAAAGCGGAGAAGGGGTCCTAA
- a CDS encoding MarR family winged helix-turn-helix transcriptional regulator, translated as MDYSNPNVQKAVKILKSFQEINKETIILTQKNAESLGINIQQLGILNTIAANKSLTQREITEALSISKSTVSVNIEKLVQMGHIVRSESEKDRREVILTLTAKGQTISKQSSQNAYSYRAMLAAMKNISDADISELLRIHGEILNQLKKFQI; from the coding sequence GTGGACTACAGCAATCCAAATGTACAAAAAGCGGTCAAAATCTTGAAATCCTTTCAAGAAATCAATAAAGAGACTATCATTCTAACTCAGAAAAATGCGGAAAGTCTCGGGATTAACATCCAACAACTGGGAATATTAAATACAATCGCAGCGAACAAAAGTTTGACACAAAGAGAAATTACTGAAGCATTGTCCATTTCAAAAAGTACGGTGAGCGTAAATATTGAAAAGCTCGTTCAAATGGGGCATATTGTTCGAAGTGAATCCGAAAAGGATCGTCGTGAGGTCATATTGACATTGACTGCAAAAGGGCAAACCATTTCCAAACAATCCTCTCAAAATGCATACTCCTATCGTGCTATGCTTGCAGCAATGAAAAATATAAGTGATGCGGATATTTCTGAACTGCTTCGCATCCATGGAGAAATATTAAATCAATTAAAGAAATTTCAGATCTAG
- a CDS encoding RNA polymerase sigma factor yields the protein MKDRILIEGVLNKDRSCLECLYDKYSPLLFSYLFKTCGDTKLSEEIIITIFSQIWINPVIFFANQNISSRILSKCKQELEAHSAKDKIIS from the coding sequence ATGAAAGATCGGATCTTAATTGAAGGGGTGCTGAATAAGGATCGAAGCTGCCTTGAATGTCTTTATGATAAATATTCCCCACTGCTCTTCTCATATTTATTCAAAACATGCGGAGATACAAAACTTTCAGAAGAAATTATCATTACCATCTTTTCGCAAATATGGATAAATCCTGTCATTTTCTTTGCCAATCAGAATATCTCGTCCAGAATTTTAAGCAAATGTAAACAAGAGTTAGAGGCACACTCCGCAAAAGACAAAATAATAAGTTAG
- a CDS encoding CAP domain-containing protein, with the protein MLNVYSRFLKAYHFIWHIIFLQSRYKYESRKLAIYGAGITTGKTSKTFDPTGMVTRAQMAVFVKRALDYKQNEKSTGQVQEVLNLVNKERAKAGVSPLSLASDVTNVAQVKAEDMMDNNYFSHTSPKYGDPFEMLNHFGIHWTAAGENIAAGQTTPESVMASWMASTGHRENILNPDFKEIGIGFTKGGTYRYYWVQTFIKR; encoded by the coding sequence ATATTAAATGTTTATTCGAGATTTCTTAAAGCATACCATTTTATTTGGCATATTATCTTCCTGCAATCCAGGTATAAGTATGAATCTAGAAAACTTGCTATTTATGGTGCGGGCATTACTACCGGGAAAACATCCAAAACATTCGATCCAACTGGAATGGTTACACGAGCACAAATGGCCGTTTTTGTAAAAAGAGCATTAGATTACAAGCAAAATGAGAAATCTACTGGACAAGTCCAAGAAGTATTGAACCTGGTGAATAAGGAGCGGGCAAAAGCAGGGGTTTCTCCTTTATCGCTTGCAAGTGATGTCACGAATGTGGCGCAAGTAAAAGCTGAGGATATGATGGACAATAACTATTTTTCTCACACTTCCCCGAAATATGGGGACCCATTTGAAATGTTAAATCATTTTGGCATCCATTGGACAGCAGCCGGTGAAAATATTGCAGCTGGACAAACCACCCCCGAATCAGTGATGGCAAGTTGGATGGCCAGTACAGGTCACCGTGAAAACATTTTAAATCCTGACTTCAAAGAAATTGGAATTGGATTCACAAAAGGTGGAACATACCGATACTATTGGGTCCAAACATTTATTAAAAGATAA
- a CDS encoding RDD family protein — translation MERPAGFWIRFGALLLDGIIVSLPLGIILNLLFYQDLSSKHAGTNTLYWIYLIVVPVLWHGYVVGKRIVGVRIVKVDGSEVGYGTMLLRQLVGGLVYGVTLGIALIISAIMIGVRSDKRSIHDFIAGTYVTHAKPGETKPIETSI, via the coding sequence ATGGAAAGACCAGCCGGATTTTGGATTCGTTTTGGAGCACTTCTTTTGGATGGGATCATTGTTAGTTTACCATTGGGCATCATTTTAAACCTTTTATTCTACCAAGATCTTTCAAGTAAGCACGCCGGGACCAATACGCTTTATTGGATATACTTAATAGTTGTTCCCGTTCTGTGGCATGGATATGTTGTAGGGAAAAGAATAGTCGGAGTGAGGATTGTCAAAGTAGATGGCAGCGAAGTCGGCTACGGTACGATGCTTCTAAGGCAGCTCGTTGGCGGACTTGTCTATGGTGTAACACTAGGAATCGCGTTGATCATCAGTGCCATAATGATTGGTGTAAGGAGCGATAAGCGCTCCATCCATGACTTTATTGCCGGGACATATGTGACACATGCAAAGCCAGGAGAAACGAAACCAATCGAAACATCGATTTAA